Proteins encoded by one window of Candidatus Dadabacteria bacterium:
- a CDS encoding HI0074 family nucleotidyltransferase substrate-binding subunit, protein MKLDVETLESAVEEMGDFLEKFRDYEASDDILLFRILQAGVIKAFEFTYELSVRFIRRQLSQTSFNPVNVDAMDFRSMIRVAADAGLIAEPRRWFEYRKKRNITSHTYDRHKAEEVLSIVDDFLEDARFLLAELVRRNTP, encoded by the coding sequence ATGAAACTTGATGTCGAAACACTTGAAAGCGCGGTGGAGGAAATGGGAGATTTTCTGGAGAAATTCAGAGACTACGAAGCCTCCGACGACATTTTGCTTTTCAGAATTCTCCAGGCGGGTGTCATTAAAGCGTTTGAATTCACCTATGAATTGTCTGTCCGCTTCATTCGGCGGCAATTGTCCCAGACATCTTTTAACCCAGTCAACGTAGACGCCATGGATTTCCGCAGCATGATACGGGTTGCGGCAGATGCGGGACTGATCGCCGAACCCAGACGCTGGTTTGAGTACAGAAAGAAGCGAAACATCACCAGTCATACCTATGACAGGCATAAGGCTGAGGAAGTTCTTTCGATTGTGGATGATTTTCTGGAAGATGCCCGTTTCCTGCTTGCCGAACTTGTAAGGAGAAATACTCCCTGA
- the metG gene encoding methionine--tRNA ligase yields the protein MKKNQFYVTTPIYYVNDVPHIGHAYTTIAADTIARYKAASGHEVYFLTGTDEHGRKIEQTAETNGEAPIELADRVVVKFQDLWKLLGISNTDFIRTTEPRHREAVSEIWKLVEKSGDIYLDEYEGWYDVRNEAFITETQLEEIMKLPEESRPRLEKIKEQSYFFRLSRYQEPLLRHYREHPEFVKPGYRRNEVVSFVEGGLRDLSVSRTNFSWGIPVPGPEGHVVYVWFDALTNYLTSLGFPRETGDFKRFWPADIHLVGKDILRFHAVYWPAFLMSAGLPLPRTVFAHGWWTVEGEKMSKSLGNVVDPYKVVEEFGSEIFRYFLLREIPFGQDGDYSKRSLVNRVNGELVNGLGNLVSRSLGMIERYLGGIVPEPAEFTEREKEIEDSCRETGRLVRSDLEDLAFNRALSRIWEFIGLVNRYVDSEAPWKLAKQEGKEKKLETVLWTLAESIRVISILIYPFLPETSLDIRGKIGLPADAGVENAEWGHTKPGTSVVKGENLFSRIKEEEN from the coding sequence ATGAAGAAAAACCAGTTCTACGTAACAACTCCGATTTACTACGTAAACGACGTGCCCCACATCGGCCACGCCTACACGACCATAGCGGCCGACACGATCGCTAGGTACAAGGCGGCTTCGGGACATGAAGTCTACTTTCTCACGGGAACCGACGAGCACGGAAGAAAAATAGAGCAGACCGCAGAGACAAACGGGGAAGCTCCCATAGAGCTTGCAGACAGGGTGGTAGTCAAGTTCCAGGATCTCTGGAAACTCCTCGGCATCTCGAACACCGACTTCATAAGAACCACGGAGCCGCGCCACCGCGAGGCCGTATCCGAAATATGGAAACTGGTTGAGAAAAGCGGCGACATATACCTTGACGAGTACGAGGGCTGGTACGACGTGAGAAACGAGGCCTTCATAACCGAAACCCAGCTTGAAGAAATAATGAAGCTTCCTGAAGAAAGCCGTCCCCGACTGGAGAAAATAAAGGAGCAAAGCTACTTCTTCAGGCTCTCTCGTTACCAGGAGCCTCTTCTTCGCCATTACAGAGAACATCCCGAGTTCGTAAAACCCGGCTACAGAAGAAACGAAGTCGTAAGTTTTGTGGAGGGAGGTCTCAGAGACCTGAGCGTAAGCAGGACGAATTTCTCGTGGGGAATCCCCGTTCCCGGCCCGGAAGGACACGTGGTCTACGTCTGGTTCGACGCCCTCACCAATTATCTTACGTCGCTTGGGTTCCCTAGGGAAACCGGTGATTTCAAGAGATTCTGGCCCGCGGACATTCACCTCGTGGGAAAAGACATACTCAGATTCCACGCCGTCTACTGGCCCGCTTTTTTGATGTCGGCGGGACTTCCGCTTCCGAGAACCGTGTTCGCCCACGGATGGTGGACAGTCGAGGGGGAGAAGATGTCAAAATCCCTTGGAAACGTGGTTGATCCCTACAAGGTGGTGGAGGAGTTCGGTTCCGAGATATTCCGCTATTTTCTGCTCCGCGAGATACCTTTCGGGCAGGACGGGGATTACTCGAAAAGATCGCTCGTAAACAGGGTGAACGGAGAACTCGTAAACGGACTCGGAAACCTCGTGAGCCGCTCTCTGGGAATGATCGAGAGATACCTTGGAGGGATCGTTCCTGAGCCGGCGGAATTCACGGAAAGAGAGAAGGAGATAGAGGATTCCTGCCGCGAGACTGGCCGGCTGGTGCGCTCGGACCTTGAGGATCTCGCGTTTAACAGGGCGCTGTCGCGAATATGGGAATTCATAGGGCTTGTAAACAGGTACGTGGACAGCGAGGCCCCGTGGAAACTCGCGAAGCAGGAGGGGAAGGAAAAAAAGCTTGAAACGGTCCTCTGGACGCTTGCAGAGAGCATAAGGGTGATTTCCATTCTTATCTATCCGTTTCTTCCGGAAACCTCGCTGGACATCAGGGGGAAAATAGGGCTGCCCGCGGATGCAGGTGTCGAGAATGCTGAGTGGGGACATACGAAACCGGGAACGTCCGTTGTGAAGGGAGAGAATCTTTTCTCGAGGATAAAGGAAGAAGAGAACTGA
- a CDS encoding class I SAM-dependent DNA methyltransferase: MKQKKSPGKKTAPEANGATVGYEAKLWGMANALRGSMDAAEYKHVVLGLIFLKYISDAFEEKRRELETQVSKGSDPDDPDEYRAENIFWVPTEARWQDIKAQARQSTIGKLVDDAMAGIERENRELKGVLPKDYARAALDKQRLGQVIDLVSNIKVGNRDARSKDVLGRVYEYFLSQFANAEGKKGGEFYTPRCVVKLLVEMLEPYKGRVYDPCCGSSGMFVQSIEFVTAHAGSGGRGKSKLPKGVKPNISIYGQESNYTTWRLAKMNLAIRGIEAQIAHGDTFHNDRHPDLRADFILANPPFNVSDWGGERLREDKRWKYGVPPEGNANFAWVQHIVHHLAPGGTAGFVLANGSMSSSYSGEREIRKNLVETGIVDCVVALPGQLFYSTQIPACLWFLSREKKEGILFIDARGLGRMVDRTHRELTDEEISRVAVAYRAWRGKKNSGEYKDVPGLCKSATLDQVRRHGYVLTPGRYVEAEADEDDGEPFEDKMKRLTLKLREQREEAARLDAAIASNLKKLGYDL; encoded by the coding sequence ATGAAACAGAAAAAATCACCCGGCAAGAAAACGGCACCGGAAGCAAACGGCGCCACAGTAGGGTATGAGGCAAAACTCTGGGGCATGGCCAACGCGCTTCGGGGAAGCATGGACGCGGCCGAATACAAGCATGTCGTTCTGGGACTCATATTTCTCAAGTACATATCCGACGCGTTTGAGGAAAAACGTCGTGAGCTTGAAACGCAGGTATCTAAGGGGTCGGACCCGGATGACCCGGATGAATATCGTGCGGAAAACATATTCTGGGTGCCTACCGAAGCGCGCTGGCAGGACATAAAGGCGCAGGCAAGGCAGTCCACCATAGGAAAACTCGTCGACGACGCCATGGCGGGAATCGAGCGGGAAAACAGGGAACTTAAAGGTGTTCTGCCGAAAGACTACGCCCGCGCTGCACTGGACAAGCAAAGGCTCGGCCAGGTAATTGACCTTGTAAGCAACATAAAAGTCGGCAACCGGGACGCGCGGTCAAAGGATGTCCTGGGAAGGGTCTACGAATACTTTCTCTCGCAGTTCGCAAACGCCGAAGGCAAGAAGGGAGGCGAGTTCTACACCCCGCGCTGCGTTGTGAAGCTGCTGGTGGAGATGCTTGAACCCTACAAGGGGCGGGTTTATGACCCGTGCTGCGGCTCTTCTGGCATGTTCGTGCAATCCATCGAATTCGTTACAGCGCACGCGGGAAGTGGTGGCAGGGGAAAGTCAAAACTTCCAAAAGGCGTCAAACCCAATATCTCAATCTATGGGCAGGAATCAAACTACACGACCTGGCGGCTTGCTAAAATGAATTTGGCCATTCGCGGAATTGAAGCTCAGATTGCCCACGGCGACACTTTTCACAATGACCGACACCCCGATCTCAGGGCCGACTTCATTCTCGCCAATCCACCTTTTAACGTAAGTGACTGGGGCGGAGAGAGACTGAGGGAGGATAAGCGCTGGAAATACGGCGTTCCGCCCGAGGGAAACGCTAATTTCGCGTGGGTGCAGCACATAGTGCACCACCTCGCACCCGGCGGGACGGCGGGTTTCGTTCTTGCAAACGGTTCCATGTCTTCTTCCTATAGCGGCGAGAGAGAAATCAGAAAAAACCTTGTAGAAACTGGAATCGTCGACTGCGTGGTAGCTCTTCCGGGGCAGCTTTTCTATTCGACGCAGATTCCCGCGTGCCTCTGGTTTCTCTCCCGTGAGAAAAAAGAGGGGATTCTTTTCATTGACGCGCGAGGACTCGGACGCATGGTGGACCGCACACACCGGGAGCTGACCGATGAGGAAATCAGCCGCGTAGCCGTAGCGTATCGCGCGTGGAGAGGCAAGAAGAACTCCGGAGAGTACAAGGATGTCCCGGGGCTTTGCAAAAGCGCAACCTTAGACCAGGTGCGCCGCCACGGCTATGTTCTTACGCCGGGACGTTACGTGGAGGCGGAAGCGGATGAAGACGACGGCGAACCCTTTGAAGACAAGATGAAGCGGCTTACTCTCAAACTCCGTGAGCAGCGTGAAGAGGCAGCCAGACTTGACGCGGCCATAGCCTCCAATCTTAAAAAGCTGGGATATGATCTCTGA
- a CDS encoding DUF6088 family protein, whose product MSSIADQIVKRLSEQKTGWVCTPKDFLDLGNRAAVDQALYRLVKAGQLRRVGRGLYDVPRTSKLLKRLAPADLYSAVAAVTRRDDAKIMRSGSVYANLLGLTNQVPAKVVYDTDGTSRTLTIAGFSVYFRHAPPSVMRWAGKPGARVVQALRWLGPYASKDPDVVPILKRVLPDYVKLDLSQGIRYMPGWMRPIVHDVTNNKAVGS is encoded by the coding sequence GTGTCCAGCATAGCTGACCAGATAGTGAAGAGGTTGTCAGAACAGAAAACAGGATGGGTATGTACGCCGAAGGATTTTCTGGATTTGGGCAACCGTGCGGCTGTTGATCAGGCATTGTATCGTCTGGTCAAGGCGGGACAGTTGCGCCGGGTTGGGCGCGGCCTTTACGATGTGCCGAGAACAAGCAAGCTGCTCAAGCGGTTAGCGCCTGCTGACCTCTATTCCGCAGTTGCGGCAGTCACAAGACGAGACGATGCCAAGATTATGCGGAGCGGATCAGTGTACGCAAACCTCCTCGGTCTTACTAACCAAGTACCCGCAAAGGTTGTCTACGATACGGACGGCACATCCAGAACATTAACCATCGCCGGATTCTCTGTGTACTTTCGCCACGCACCCCCAAGTGTCATGCGCTGGGCAGGAAAACCTGGAGCCCGAGTCGTTCAGGCACTCAGGTGGCTCGGCCCTTATGCCAGCAAAGACCCCGATGTAGTTCCGATTCTAAAACGGGTCCTTCCTGACTACGTCAAGCTTGATCTCTCACAAGGTATCCGCTACATGCCCGGTTGGATGCGACCGATTGTACATGACGTCACGAACAACAAGGCGGTTGGATCATGA
- a CDS encoding BCCT family transporter: MKREKEPARGQKIHKGRPYLRGRENIRILRLDFHAPSFVISSFVIIFFIVAGAVFQEKTAEVFAEARNLVVTLFHWWFMTSANIILLFCLLVMVSPLAKVRLGGAGAKPDYSYASWFAILFAASVSAGFVFFGVVEPVHHFQSPPLGIDPSDTESAFAIAVAGSVFHWGLHGWAIFAVAGLSMALFSQNMGMPFSLRSVFYPVLGNRVWGWTGHLIETLVVFSTLFGLAVSIGFGTEQITGGIDYLFGIPPSDLSKIILIVLVMLTAMAALLTGINTGIGLLSRMNIILAVSLMLFAISAGPTLDILRHCLVSTASYVANIVPLSLWTGREDVDFIHDWTVFYWAWWFCYAPFVGMFIARISRGRTVREFLFFVLVLPTVFCVLWMNALGGSAVFQFLFDGYAGVIETVDAGRPELALFKLLETLPLTKLFSVLSVLLLFFFLVVSLDSGSLAVDSITAGGKMDTPVPQREFWCFIAGVVPAVLMIAGGLRSFQAAVVVASFPLTILFIVMLFGIWAGLRRELRHPHHPKQPSRKDAK, encoded by the coding sequence GGTCTTTCAGGAGAAAACGGCAGAGGTCTTCGCGGAAGCCCGCAATCTGGTCGTAACCCTCTTTCACTGGTGGTTCATGACCTCCGCCAACATCATACTGCTTTTCTGCCTGCTGGTGATGGTCTCCCCGCTTGCCAAGGTGCGTCTGGGCGGAGCGGGTGCGAAGCCGGATTACTCCTACGCAAGCTGGTTCGCGATCCTGTTCGCGGCTTCGGTAAGCGCCGGATTCGTTTTTTTTGGCGTGGTGGAACCCGTGCATCACTTTCAGAGCCCGCCGCTCGGCATTGATCCTTCCGACACCGAGAGCGCCTTTGCCATTGCCGTCGCGGGATCTGTTTTTCACTGGGGACTCCACGGATGGGCTATATTCGCCGTCGCGGGCCTGTCAATGGCTCTTTTCTCCCAGAACATGGGCATGCCGTTTTCCCTGCGTTCGGTGTTTTATCCCGTTCTGGGCAACCGCGTGTGGGGCTGGACCGGGCACCTGATTGAAACGCTGGTGGTATTCTCCACCCTGTTCGGCCTTGCAGTATCCATAGGTTTCGGAACCGAGCAGATAACAGGCGGTATTGACTACCTGTTCGGAATTCCCCCCTCCGATCTCTCCAAGATAATACTGATCGTTCTTGTAATGCTGACTGCCATGGCGGCACTGCTGACCGGGATAAATACCGGAATCGGCCTCCTAAGCCGCATGAACATAATTCTCGCGGTGTCGCTGATGCTGTTTGCCATCTCGGCCGGACCGACGCTTGACATTCTCCGCCATTGTCTGGTCTCGACCGCAAGCTATGTGGCCAACATAGTGCCCCTCAGCCTCTGGACGGGACGCGAAGACGTGGACTTCATACACGACTGGACAGTTTTCTACTGGGCCTGGTGGTTCTGCTACGCGCCGTTTGTCGGAATGTTCATCGCGCGCATTTCAAGGGGCAGAACCGTGCGCGAGTTCCTTTTCTTCGTGCTTGTACTGCCTACAGTTTTCTGCGTACTCTGGATGAACGCCCTGGGAGGCAGCGCGGTTTTTCAGTTTCTCTTCGACGGCTACGCGGGAGTGATTGAAACGGTCGACGCAGGACGTCCTGAACTCGCTTTGTTCAAACTGCTGGAAACGCTTCCGCTTACAAAGCTGTTCAGCGTTCTTAGCGTATTGCTGCTGTTTTTTTTCCTCGTCGTCTCTCTTGACTCGGGGTCTCTGGCCGTTGACTCCATAACGGCCGGAGGCAAAATGGACACGCCGGTGCCGCAACGTGAATTCTGGTGCTTTATAGCGGGAGTGGTGCCTGCGGTGCTTATGATCGCGGGCGGGCTCAGATCGTTTCAGGCCGCGGTTGTCGTCGCAAGCTTCCCGCTTACCATTTTGTTCATCGTTATGCTTTTCGGTATCTGGGCGGGACTTCGCCGTGAGTTGCGCCACCCACATCATCCGAAACAGCCATCCCGCAAAGACGCCAAGTGA
- a CDS encoding restriction endonuclease subunit S — MLTEHVPELEVRAFGSRVTWTAREYSDLDLVLMTAEPLDIIRMGDLLEAFVQSDLPFRVDIVDWALTSESFRNIIEGGCIVVQKGKKLDTDNKWPTMSLGDCIVINDSTYSPKEAWPFINYLDTGNITENRISKIQNLITGRDKIPSRARRKVCLGDIVYSTVRPNQKHFGLLKNIPENFLVSTGFSVIRAKSSYAHTSFIYWFLAQDHIVEYLQTIAEHSTSAYPSIRPTDIECLKFKLPPLPEQRAISHTLDALDDKIELNRRMSETLEEIAQALFKSWFVDFDPVRAKMEGRWRRGESLPGLPADLWELFPEQVVNSKLGQVPDGWKIATLNDVTEQPRKPENPIHSPDTLFSHFSIPAFDNGQTPKPEYGKDIKSTKLKVFPETVLLSRLNPEIERVWLVDVNIEEKSVCSTEFLILRSRLPFTQSYTYCLLRSYLLQRRIKALITGTSKSHQRVHADAVLSLGVISPPQPVVEAFDLIATKLLNRVLQCRREIKAASALRDTLLPKLISGELRVT; from the coding sequence ATTCTCACTGAGCATGTCCCTGAACTTGAAGTCCGGGCTTTCGGATCCCGTGTTACGTGGACGGCACGGGAATACTCGGACCTTGATCTGGTGTTAATGACGGCTGAGCCGCTGGATATTATACGCATGGGTGACCTGCTGGAAGCGTTTGTACAGTCCGACCTTCCCTTCCGGGTGGATATCGTGGACTGGGCTTTAACTTCTGAGAGTTTTCGGAACATAATTGAAGGGGGATGTATTGTTGTTCAGAAAGGAAAAAAGCTCGATACGGACAACAAATGGCCAACAATGAGCTTAGGTGATTGTATAGTAATAAATGACTCCACATATTCCCCGAAAGAAGCTTGGCCTTTTATTAATTATCTTGACACTGGCAATATCACAGAAAATAGAATTTCTAAAATCCAAAACCTGATAACTGGAAGGGATAAGATACCGAGCAGGGCGCGCCGAAAAGTTTGCCTAGGTGATATTGTATATTCAACAGTTCGCCCAAACCAAAAGCACTTCGGGTTGCTTAAAAATATTCCAGAAAACTTTCTAGTTTCAACCGGCTTTTCCGTGATAAGAGCAAAGAGTAGTTACGCTCATACAAGCTTCATCTACTGGTTTCTAGCACAAGATCACATCGTTGAGTATCTTCAAACAATAGCAGAACATAGTACCTCGGCATATCCATCCATAAGACCAACCGACATTGAGTGTTTGAAATTCAAATTGCCTCCTCTCCCAGAACAACGCGCCATTTCCCATACCCTAGATGCCCTAGATGACAAGATAGAATTAAACAGGCGGATGAGCGAAACGCTGGAGGAGATAGCCCAAGCACTGTTCAAATCATGGTTTGTTGATTTCGACCCGGTACGGGCAAAAATGGAAGGCCGCTGGCGCCGTGGCGAGTCGCTCCCTGGTTTGCCAGCAGACTTGTGGGAACTTTTCCCTGAGCAGGTTGTTAACTCCAAACTAGGTCAAGTGCCAGATGGATGGAAAATTGCAACACTTAATGATGTTACTGAGCAACCCCGTAAGCCAGAGAATCCTATACATTCACCAGATACACTATTTAGTCATTTCAGTATACCGGCCTTCGATAATGGGCAAACTCCAAAACCAGAATATGGAAAGGACATCAAAAGCACAAAGCTGAAAGTGTTTCCAGAAACTGTGCTTCTTTCTAGGCTTAACCCGGAAATTGAACGTGTTTGGTTAGTGGACGTAAACATAGAGGAAAAATCTGTATGTTCAACTGAATTCTTAATTCTTCGTTCCCGTTTACCATTTACACAAAGCTACACCTACTGTCTTCTACGTTCCTATTTGCTTCAAAGGAGAATAAAAGCCCTTATAACAGGTACATCAAAGAGTCATCAGCGAGTTCATGCAGATGCTGTTTTATCTTTAGGTGTGATATCACCTCCTCAACCTGTTGTTGAAGCATTTGACTTAATTGCTACTAAATTACTAAACAGGGTTCTCCAGTGCCGCAGAGAAATAAAAGCTGCCAGCGCTCTACGCGATACCCTGTTACCCAAGTTGATTTCAGGGGAATTGCGAGTGACTTAA